One Gordonia mangrovi genomic region harbors:
- a CDS encoding aromatic ring-hydroxylating oxygenase subunit alpha, with translation MNAIPALVQDVLDRLGIPDADVTSARTMPTEVYTSEEFYEFEKEAIFAKEWLCLGHISQVPNPGDFYAITIGDEPLIVVRDRDEQIRVMSAICQHRAYPVIDSKEQGNTKQFRCPYHYWAYDLTGQLKAAPEMKETCPIAELRKETALPNLKVEIWHGMIFANMDLDAEPLAPQLTKLHGEMEIFDVANLEITGEQEFTGLPWNWKGMHENALEPYHTSFVHMGYHDIAPASMAEFVEFEDTDNVIMHPTNYRYMDAGFNPTGKAILPILPGLDEEHRSRIMFASVLPTVFFALSPEQVFYFLIIPESANSMTLKVAWLFPAETKKAAGFDWAFEMQNAVNQVINDQDMVTNERMQNGQRSRYAKRGRYSWQETTLPQVNRWLALRYQAHAKSQSYGA, from the coding sequence ATGAACGCGATCCCCGCGTTGGTCCAAGACGTCCTCGACCGCCTCGGCATCCCCGACGCCGACGTCACCTCGGCGCGCACCATGCCGACCGAGGTCTACACATCCGAAGAGTTCTACGAGTTCGAGAAGGAGGCCATCTTCGCCAAGGAGTGGCTGTGTCTCGGGCACATCAGCCAGGTACCCAACCCCGGTGACTTCTATGCGATCACCATCGGCGACGAACCGCTCATCGTGGTGCGCGACCGCGACGAGCAGATCCGGGTGATGTCGGCGATCTGCCAGCACCGCGCGTATCCGGTGATCGACAGCAAGGAGCAGGGCAACACCAAACAGTTCCGCTGCCCGTATCACTACTGGGCCTACGACCTCACCGGTCAGCTCAAGGCGGCGCCGGAGATGAAGGAGACCTGCCCGATCGCCGAGCTCCGCAAGGAGACCGCACTACCCAACCTGAAGGTGGAGATCTGGCACGGGATGATCTTCGCGAACATGGATCTCGACGCCGAACCGCTGGCACCGCAACTCACCAAGCTGCATGGCGAGATGGAGATCTTCGACGTCGCGAACCTGGAGATCACCGGCGAGCAGGAGTTCACCGGACTGCCCTGGAACTGGAAGGGCATGCACGAGAACGCACTCGAGCCCTATCACACGTCGTTCGTGCACATGGGCTACCACGACATCGCGCCGGCCTCGATGGCCGAGTTCGTGGAGTTCGAGGACACCGACAACGTGATCATGCATCCCACCAACTACCGGTACATGGATGCGGGCTTCAACCCGACCGGCAAGGCGATCCTGCCGATCCTGCCGGGCCTCGACGAGGAGCATCGCAGCCGCATCATGTTCGCCTCGGTGCTGCCGACGGTGTTCTTCGCGCTGAGTCCCGAGCAGGTGTTCTACTTCCTGATCATCCCGGAGAGCGCCAACTCGATGACCTTGAAGGTGGCCTGGCTGTTCCCGGCCGAGACCAAGAAGGCGGCCGGCTTCGACTGGGCCTTCGAGATGCAGAACGCGGTCAACCAGGTGATCAACGACCAGGACATGGTGACCAACGAGCGTATGCAGAACGGGCAGCGCTCGCGCTACGCCAAGCGCGGTCGCTACAGCTGGCAGGAGACCACGCTGCCGCAGGTCAACCGGTGGCTGGCGCTGCGGTATCAGGCGCACGCCAAGTCGCAGTCCTACGGTGCCTGA
- a CDS encoding ABC transporter permease — MTTRQTVSAPAGRPTGASAGRAGALPAMVRSLAWVMASLVVVVALFEGAKWAFGVSDITMPHSWSIAAAFGAETPSGQVRWMALAESVGVTLQQSLVGVLLGLLVGALLGIITAKSQFTSRTLTPVLVASQTLPLVAIVPALVILLGEGWFARAVIAAMLAFFPVYVAVARSITDIPIDQRKLFESLGFSRGRTFLSLELPQVTLAAVATVRTATALAVTGSIVAELPSGTSDGIAATMLTAASYYLTDPEALWCSALVAMAGGVLLVFVLSALASIAARLALRTPPETRNVR; from the coding sequence GTGACAACACGACAAACGGTCTCGGCCCCGGCGGGGCGGCCGACCGGGGCGAGTGCCGGTCGTGCGGGCGCGCTGCCCGCGATGGTGCGCAGCCTGGCATGGGTGATGGCGTCGCTGGTCGTGGTGGTGGCCCTCTTCGAGGGCGCGAAGTGGGCCTTCGGGGTCTCCGACATCACCATGCCGCACAGCTGGTCCATCGCGGCCGCATTCGGCGCGGAGACGCCGTCCGGTCAGGTCCGCTGGATGGCGCTGGCCGAGAGTGTGGGCGTGACATTGCAGCAGTCGCTGGTCGGCGTCCTGCTGGGTCTGCTCGTCGGGGCGCTGCTGGGGATCATCACCGCGAAGTCCCAGTTCACGTCGCGGACCCTCACCCCGGTGCTGGTGGCGAGTCAGACACTGCCGCTGGTGGCGATCGTGCCCGCGCTGGTGATCCTGTTGGGCGAGGGCTGGTTCGCCCGCGCGGTGATCGCCGCGATGCTCGCGTTCTTCCCCGTGTACGTGGCGGTGGCCCGATCGATCACCGACATCCCGATCGATCAGCGAAAGCTGTTCGAGAGCTTGGGTTTCTCGCGAGGACGCACGTTTCTGAGCCTCGAACTGCCGCAGGTGACGTTGGCCGCCGTGGCGACAGTCCGGACCGCCACCGCACTCGCGGTCACCGGCTCCATCGTCGCCGAATTGCCCAGCGGGACATCGGATGGCATCGCCGCGACGATGCTGACCGCCGCCTCCTACTACCTGACCGACCCGGAAGCACTGTGGTGCTCGGCGCTGGTCGCGATGGCCGGCGGGGTGCTGCTGGTGTTCGTGTTGTCGGCGCTCGCGTCGATCGCCGCCCGACTCGCCCTCCGCACGCCGCCCGAGACAAGGAACGTCCGATGA
- a CDS encoding ABC transporter ATP-binding protein, which yields MSPFPTFEPTVDVSASGARATTDIAVPNAISLDAVTKYYGDTLILDSIDHVVEAGSFVSLIGPSGCGKSTLLRMIADLEPVSGGSVRIGARTPDECRRDHAMSMVFQSPNLVPWRSVRRNVELPLEAMGVSASRRAALADAELAKVGLDGYGDAHPRTLSGGMAQRAAIARALVTDPGIVLMDEPFGALDEILRERLNYELHDLWATTGKTIVFVTHSIAEAVALSTDIVVMGRNPGRIVSHLPVDLPRERGPHLAESERFFQITTEVRRLLALAAGPSGAST from the coding sequence ATGAGCCCCTTCCCCACCTTCGAACCGACCGTCGACGTGTCGGCGTCGGGTGCACGCGCCACCACCGACATCGCTGTGCCGAACGCGATCTCGCTGGACGCGGTCACCAAGTACTACGGCGACACCCTGATCCTGGACTCGATCGATCATGTCGTGGAGGCCGGATCGTTCGTCTCGCTGATCGGCCCGTCCGGCTGCGGCAAGTCGACGCTGCTGCGCATGATCGCCGACCTCGAACCGGTGTCGGGTGGAAGCGTCCGCATCGGCGCCCGCACGCCGGATGAGTGCCGGCGCGACCATGCGATGTCCATGGTGTTCCAGAGCCCGAATCTGGTGCCGTGGCGGTCGGTGCGCCGCAACGTCGAACTCCCGCTGGAGGCGATGGGAGTGAGTGCGAGCCGCCGCGCCGCCCTCGCCGACGCCGAACTGGCGAAGGTCGGCCTGGACGGTTACGGCGATGCCCATCCCCGCACGCTGTCCGGCGGCATGGCCCAACGCGCGGCCATCGCCCGGGCGCTGGTGACCGATCCGGGCATCGTGCTGATGGACGAGCCGTTCGGTGCGCTCGACGAGATCCTGCGCGAACGGCTCAACTACGAATTGCACGATCTGTGGGCCACCACCGGCAAGACGATCGTGTTCGTCACCCACAGCATCGCCGAGGCGGTGGCGCTGTCCACCGACATCGTGGTGATGGGTCGCAATCCGGGCCGGATCGTCAGCCATCTCCCGGTGGATCTGCCGCGTGAGCGCGGACCGCATCTGGCCGAATCCGAACGGTTCTTCCAGATCACCACCGAGGTGCGACGGCTGCTGGCGCTGGCCGCCGGTCCGTCCGGGGCGAGCACATGA
- a CDS encoding ABC transporter permease, producing the protein MTAAAPVLRGPAGRSGRSGRGARRVSTVLGPIAVVVALLIAWQIWVEAAGIKPFVLPTPVAVWEAFAERPTFFLGLGLHTLYEAMAGLLVGGLVGAASAVLAFRVRALGRGAEVVAAALLALPMVALVPIANVFFGLTPASRIFVVSVAVYPIVLSFLLRGLRDTDRGLVEAFRSMAVSPLQTVRGLYLPSMLPACMSALRVAMPTAFSIAIVAEFFGGELNTLGTFIKSSAVQSRVADTWGAALVAFAFALVLYLVIAVVDRRVLRWHPSRSS; encoded by the coding sequence ATGACCGCCGCCGCACCCGTCCTGCGTGGGCCGGCGGGGCGGTCGGGGCGATCCGGCCGCGGCGCCCGCCGGGTGAGCACCGTGCTGGGACCGATCGCCGTCGTCGTCGCACTCCTGATCGCCTGGCAGATCTGGGTGGAGGCCGCCGGGATCAAGCCGTTCGTGCTGCCCACGCCGGTGGCGGTGTGGGAGGCCTTCGCCGAACGCCCGACGTTCTTCCTCGGGCTCGGGCTGCACACGCTGTATGAGGCGATGGCCGGGCTGCTGGTCGGCGGCCTGGTCGGTGCGGCCTCCGCGGTGCTCGCCTTCCGGGTACGTGCGCTGGGTCGCGGCGCCGAGGTGGTGGCCGCCGCCCTGCTGGCGTTGCCGATGGTGGCGCTGGTGCCGATCGCGAATGTGTTCTTCGGGCTGACACCGGCCTCGCGCATCTTCGTGGTCTCGGTGGCCGTCTACCCGATCGTGCTCAGCTTTCTGTTGCGCGGCCTGCGCGACACCGACCGCGGTCTGGTGGAGGCGTTCCGGTCAATGGCGGTCTCGCCGCTGCAGACGGTGCGGGGTCTCTATCTGCCGTCGATGTTGCCGGCGTGCATGAGTGCACTGCGGGTGGCCATGCCGACCGCCTTCTCCATCGCCATCGTGGCCGAGTTCTTCGGCGGCGAACTCAACACGCTGGGCACGTTCATCAAGTCGTCGGCGGTGCAGTCCCGCGTCGCCGACACCTGGGGCGCCGCACTCGTCGCGTTCGCCTTCGCGCTGGTCCTCTATCTCGTCATCGCGGTGGTCGACCGCCGGGTGCTGCGCTGGCATCCGTCGCGCTCGTCCTGA
- a CDS encoding ABC transporter substrate-binding protein, translating into MSLLSPGSRASRSGRAKLAAAAVAAISALGLTACGSDSDTASDGSVEVVLGWVIQPEFASVYAADALGYYSDAGIDVTIRPGGPEVNAEQLVGAGSAQYGIDNGSNVFLSNDVGTDLVTLAQLEQETSLRLVSMAEDGLEGPETWEGQRIGVWSSANSLYASLAKHGIDQNTDVTLVEQGFDMSQFLNGEIDMASAYSYNEVGQILQAGVAPEDLTIYDYADDDTATVGLQLFGNGEYVAANPDEAAAFTAATIRGQVYCRDNPDECVQFVADAGASIDPEFMRWQMNEVNTSVWSTDVPIGTMDRDLYQQTADVLTETGVVENDPDLDAMMGTEIYDAAVAQLTDVDLTNAQFAPMENVAP; encoded by the coding sequence ATGTCACTGTTGTCCCCCGGCTCCCGCGCGTCCCGATCGGGCCGAGCCAAGCTCGCCGCAGCTGCTGTCGCGGCAATCTCCGCACTCGGTCTCACCGCCTGCGGAAGCGATTCCGACACCGCCTCCGACGGATCGGTCGAAGTCGTCCTGGGGTGGGTCATCCAACCGGAGTTCGCGTCTGTCTACGCGGCCGACGCGCTGGGCTACTACTCCGACGCCGGCATCGATGTCACCATCCGGCCGGGCGGCCCCGAGGTCAACGCCGAGCAGCTCGTCGGCGCCGGCAGCGCCCAATACGGAATCGACAACGGCAGCAACGTCTTCCTGTCCAACGATGTGGGTACCGATCTGGTGACGCTGGCCCAGTTGGAGCAGGAGACATCGCTGCGCCTGGTGTCGATGGCCGAGGACGGTCTCGAGGGCCCGGAGACGTGGGAGGGCCAACGCATCGGCGTGTGGTCGTCGGCCAACTCCCTGTACGCCTCGCTGGCCAAGCACGGCATCGATCAGAACACCGACGTGACGCTGGTGGAGCAGGGCTTCGACATGTCGCAGTTCCTCAACGGTGAGATCGACATGGCCTCGGCCTACAGCTACAACGAGGTCGGCCAGATCCTGCAGGCCGGCGTCGCACCGGAAGACCTCACCATCTACGACTACGCCGACGACGACACCGCCACGGTGGGGCTGCAGCTGTTCGGCAACGGCGAGTACGTGGCCGCGAATCCCGATGAGGCCGCGGCATTCACCGCGGCGACCATCCGCGGGCAGGTCTACTGCCGGGACAATCCCGACGAGTGCGTGCAATTCGTGGCCGATGCCGGTGCCTCCATCGATCCCGAGTTCATGCGGTGGCAGATGAACGAGGTCAACACCTCGGTCTGGTCCACCGACGTCCCGATCGGCACCATGGACCGCGACCTGTATCAGCAGACCGCCGACGTGCTCACCGAAACCGGTGTGGTGGAAAATGACCCGGATCTCGACGCCATGATGGGAACCGAGATCTACGACGCGGCCGTCGCCCAGCTCACCGACGTCGACCTGACCAACGCGCAGTTCGCACCGATGGAGAACGTTGCCCCGTGA